The following is a genomic window from Paenibacillus sp. FSL R5-0766.
GGTGCAGCATCTCAACCGATTATTTCACCAGCATTATGGCGTGACAGGGCATCAATATATGCAGCGATTACGTTTGCAGAAGGCTTCGGAATGGCTGGACAAGCATCCAAGAGCAAGTGTACGAGAGGCGGCAGAGACCGTAGGGATGGAAGTGAACTATTTTATCCGGATGTTCAAGCGGGAGTTTGGAGAGACACCGGGCAAAGGAATCAAACATCGGAACCAGCTCCAAATGGAAAAAGACCTCACGAATTCGTGAAGCCCCTTAATCGCTTATATACGTGTTATGCTGTTTTCTTTTGTCCAAATAAAGGCCTTACCGTTGCAAGTCCCACAACTCCGATCACGGCACTCACCCACGGAGCCAGTGCAAATACCGGAAGTTTATCACGCAGTGGATACCCTACAAAGAGCACAAGGACCACGATGACGATGTAGATGATGATTCCCTTAAGGTTAACCTTAGGTACGGTGTTCTTGTCCGCTCCTTCATCGTCTGGTCGCTCAGCAAGACGGCGAAGCATCTCCACCAATGCGATCCCTCCAACTGCCGCAATGATCAGAGAGAACAGACTGATGTGTTGGAACGGTTCCGTATCTCCGCCAGTCCAACCCACGAACAATCCCACACATCCTTGAATCAGCATGACAAAAGACAAAGCCACCCAAGCGATCATGGCATACCACTTTGGTGTCCGTTTCACAGGCTCTGGATTCTCAGTTGGCTGTGGTTCTACAGCGTTGGCATTCTTTTTCGATGAAGCTGTTGGACTATTACCAAGGGTTGGGCTGGATTTACCCACCTTAACGGCAGCCGTCTTCTCTGGTGCTGTATTTGTTATCCCGAGCTGTGCATGGATGTCTTGTTCCAGATCAGGTCCGTATAACTCGCGAGCGGGTTTGTTATCCCGTTGAGCCTGTACGATCGCTTTTCCTGCAGAGAGTATCCACTCTTCCTGTGTTCTCTCGTCCACTGGCGCATGACGCGCAATTGTACTGATCTGGTCATACAATTTCACATGTTCAGGTGTCATTCGACTCATCTCGGTTATTTGCCGATTCTGTATTTCTTTAAGCTTCTTATAGGAAATCCCCAATGATTGCTCCCCCTGTCTACACACGTTCTGATCTTCCAATGGACTGAAGACCCTGACGGTATTTTAGTATACGGGAAGGGCTCTCGTTTCGCAAAGTCATTCCTTATAAAAAAGCTGCTCATGATGGACCCATATCCATACACAGGCCAGTATAACACAGGTGCATAACAGCACCAGTTTACCGTGATGTTGAATCCATTCCAGTAGATGTTCCATGAATTCATTCCTTTCGGCAGAAGGGTTCCGAGGTATATGCTGCCTATGTTTGTTCGTTTATTTTCCCCTGTTCATGTGAAAAAATACCCTCACCCCTCCCAGATCTAACGATTGTGTGAAGTATGCATAAAGAGCAGCCGATTCCATCACAATAGTAGCATTTCCAACAGAAATCCAAGATTGGAGTGTGCTTGTTATGGATAAACAAACAGAATTGACGCGGAAGCTGCTACTGAACAGCAACTCCCGTGGAGTCGTGGACGAGGTTGTATCCTTTGAAGAGAACCTGGAGGATACGGAGTATGCAGAAGAACTGACAGATGGCAATTTGAAGGGAAGAAGTTTCTGGGACAATAGTGATTCGGGTCATGAGCATGAGTGGAATGGACGGGTGGAGACCCACGAGATGTTCCGTAGAAGCTACGAATAACGACCCTGCAACACTTGGTTTGAATTCCAAATGATATCCGGGCCAGCTGTCATCAGCGTGGCTCATTTTTTTGCGCCTATTATCCGATAAAATGTAGATTGGTAGTCGACGTAGAAAGGGTTCTTACATACGTTGACTTGAAGGTTACAGGATGATAATATATGAATAACATCTTAATACACACTAAACTTATCGGATTATATATATTTAATAAATGAAGCTCAACAGGCTAAGCAAGGAAAGGGGAAATCGGTATGGAACGTCAGATCAGTATCCGTCATGGACAGGAAGAATTAACAGCCACGATTCATTATCCGGTTGTGAAAGATATCAAGGAGGAGAAGAGTCAGCAGCGAGTCCCTCTGGCGGTCATCTGCCACGGCTTCGTTGGTAGCCGGATCGGCGTGGATCGTTTGTTTGTAAAGACTGCACGGGAGCTGGCTGAAGACGGTTATCTGGTCCTGCGTTTCGATTATATCGGTTGCGGAGAGAGCAGCGGGGAGTATGGAGCGGAGGGACTGGAGTCCATGGTGCTGCAGACCCGTTCGGTGCTGGACTACGCGGTCAATTGCAGTGATGTAGATCCTACGCGCGTTACGCTGATTGGTCATAGTCTGGGTGGTGCCGTTGCATTGCTAACTGCTGTACGTGACAAACGTGTCAAAAACCTGGTGATGTGGTCCTCCGTGGGTTATCCATTCAATGATATCGTGAAGATTACGGGACGGGAAGTATACGATGAAGGCGTGAAACTGGGTGCGGCTGATTATCTGGGATACAAATTCACACCGACGTTCTTCGAGTCTCTTGCTGAACAACAGCCATTCCAGGAAGCAGTTAAGTTTAGCGGTGATGTTCTCGTTGTGCATGGCACGTCAGATGAGATTATTCCTGTAGACTACGCATTCCTGTATCAAAAGGTATTCTGGATGCGCCAAGAGGGCCGCTGTGACAAGGAGATCATCTTCCAGGGCGATCACACCTTCTCTTCAGGTAAAGAGCGGGAACAGCTAATTACGCGTACCAGAGAGTGGCTTGGCGAACGTCAGAAGATCGAGCAGGATTGGCAGCACTGGATGATATAAGTGGCAGGATTACAACTGTTTGGGGATGTCGGCTTGGAAAAGCGCCTTCTTAAGGGTAAAATAGAGGAGTAAGCATTCTATCCGTGTCTGGAGGTTGGCAGCAATGACATTACCCGCACTTTTCATTGCGCATGGTTCTCCCGCTCTGGCGGTGGAGAGCAATGACTACACTCACTTCTTGAACCAGCTTGGAGACAGGCTGCCGGCTCCGAAAGCCATTGTTGTATTTACGGCGCATTGGGATTGTCCTGAACCGTCCGTGACGATGGATGATACACATCAGACCTTGCATGATTTTTACGGATTTCCTTCTACGATGTATACGATGGAATACCCTGCATCTGGACAGCCAGATTTAGCGAACGAGATATGTGCTTTGTTCACCCGCAGTAATCTGGCACATCAGCCGATTCGAGGCCGAGGGCTGGATCATGGCGTATGGGTACCGTTGCTCCATAT
Proteins encoded in this region:
- a CDS encoding DUF1129 family protein, which encodes MGISYKKLKEIQNRQITEMSRMTPEHVKLYDQISTIARHAPVDERTQEEWILSAGKAIVQAQRDNKPARELYGPDLEQDIHAQLGITNTAPEKTAAVKVGKSSPTLGNSPTASSKKNANAVEPQPTENPEPVKRTPKWYAMIAWVALSFVMLIQGCVGLFVGWTGGDTEPFQHISLFSLIIAAVGGIALVEMLRRLAERPDDEGADKNTVPKVNLKGIIIYIVIVVLVLFVGYPLRDKLPVFALAPWVSAVIGVVGLATVRPLFGQKKTA
- a CDS encoding alpha/beta fold hydrolase, translated to MERQISIRHGQEELTATIHYPVVKDIKEEKSQQRVPLAVICHGFVGSRIGVDRLFVKTARELAEDGYLVLRFDYIGCGESSGEYGAEGLESMVLQTRSVLDYAVNCSDVDPTRVTLIGHSLGGAVALLTAVRDKRVKNLVMWSSVGYPFNDIVKITGREVYDEGVKLGAADYLGYKFTPTFFESLAEQQPFQEAVKFSGDVLVVHGTSDEIIPVDYAFLYQKVFWMRQEGRCDKEIIFQGDHTFSSGKEREQLITRTREWLGERQKIEQDWQHWMI